The genomic DNA TACGCGCCTTTTCTCAAACCTCTCAATCACTAGTTTATGCCCTTGGTCTCGCTTTCCTTGTTTCCATCGTCTTCGATGCGAGTAGTTTTCTAGGGCAGCGTAATCCTTCGTTTCGTTTTATCTCAACAATGGAGGAGGAGACATCGACTACTCTAAACCTCTGGAGATagtttactttttattattgtaatggGGAAAAGGAATACGGTTGTTCTCTTGTCATcagacgaagaagaagagaaatacTATACAGTCGGTTCAAAGTCTGGTTCTGTACATGCTACAGTTCCTCGTCTAAATACCAGAAGAAGAGCTAAGAAAACTCGCATCTCGGATTCTTCTCCCGTATGCTCTTCGGCAGGGTTCAACGAGGTATGCTATCAGTTTATGCTCTCCAATTGTATATCTCCAGTTTTAGGTTGATTATATTGTTGGCCTTATCTCCTAATGTTTTAGGAGAGTTAGTAACATACATTGTTACTGttcatgttttattttctttgtcatGGTTGCGTTAGTTCTAGCTTGATGCTATTGTTGTTGTCAATGTTTTTTCACTTGAGTTAGTAAATTAACATCTAAAATGTGTTTTTTCATTGTTCAGTGCCAACTTCTTATTAAGGTTCATTTTGAAACTTTAGGAATTTAGCATGTTAAACAATTAGTTTCATAGATAGACAGGTTATGTAATCAAAGATTGGCACACTTTATCTAGTCTGAAATTCTCCTGCAAAGTCAGTTTCAAACTATTGGAGTCTCGAGAAAACTTGCTTTTTGCTGAAGTCTTTAACTCGATTATGTATATATGTAccttgatgttcttgtttttgaGTGATTAAGATAATGGAAAATTGTTTTGCTTCATGCAGATTAAGCTATTGTGTCAAGATTTTGACGAAGGATTCAGGGAATCTACTGGTATGCTGCTATAAAAAAATGTCTTTTGATGTGCATACATCTTTCACAAAATTCTTTGTGCTAATCTTTGGTCTTTTGCCTTCAATTCATATTATTCGTCATCTTTGTTGCTCTTATCTTATGCAATTTCTAAAAATGTGGTTTATACTTGTTCAAGTACCTGCATATCATTTTATTCAAGATATTGACAAGATGTtaattctctttttctttttaggGGATATATGTTGGAGTTATGCACTTCAATTGTAAAATGAGATTTGAATAATAATCAAGTAATTTTTCACGAAAATTCTAACTAGGTTGAAATGAAAAGATGAAATCCAAATTGAGACTTTTAAGTTTAGTAAGATATTCATATTTGGACTTCGAGTTGAAGTATTAATcaatttgagattattttaatatttcaataatcttTCTTGATcccacttttttttatttatttttgctaaaAGCTTGATCCTCATTTGGATACAAATAAGCTTTACTGTCTTGAATTTGAatgtttattttcaaaactttaGCCTTTTAACAATAAATTCATAGTTGCACTATTTAAGTATTTGAACacttaattatcattaattttaacctAATATGATTATATCAACACAATATCTCGTTCAACTTTAAGGGAATTTACTGTACAACTTAAACCTAAAGtttcaatttgaatatattgcaaaattttaatttttaatgtgttatTTTGGCCTagtttttgaaatgaaaattcttatagtttatattttttgacCCACATATTCCTGCTTAAAGTCTGACACGTATTCAATGATAATTAGAGTACTGCAGAAGCTTCAAGAAGAATCTATGGGTTGAGAAGTACAAACCTTGTTCCTTGGACGAGCTTGCTGTTCATAAAAAGAAGGTGAATCTAGTGCTTAGATTTAGTTATTCTAAACTTTTGATGACACCTCTGGTTTTCCTATTTGAAGGTTGATGAAGTCAAGACCTGGTTTTCTGAGCGATTGAGAAATCAGCAGGTAATAGAGATACTCACCCCTAATACCACTGGACAACTTGTCCTGATTGatttttccttttccttttccagtTTCATGTTTCTGTTTCCATTAGAATACTCCTAAAATTGTAGTAGTCTTAGTCAAATAAAGTAATGATGTGAGCTCATGAACTGAGTGAAATCTGAAAACTCTTGCTccataaaattcatttttatttattatttgtggtCCATCACTGGAATTCATAACATGCTGTAACACTGATTCAAAACTGTTTTATGATGGCTTGAAATGTAGAGTGTACCTATGAATGAAATAGCCGATACTGTTAACTGCCATTGCCTGATATTTGGTACACTCTGTAAACTTGTAACCTTTTAATTCTCTAATTGCAGGGGGAAACTTCTCATAATGTCCTTATCATCACTGGTGCTGCTGGAGTCGGAAAATCTGTATGGTGATGTTTTTTTTTGCCTCCATAATATGTACCATATGCTGATGaaccttgattttttttattttgttattcacTGCATTAAGTTTAGTTGTTTGTATGACCAATGgttgcaggcaactgtccatgTGGTTGCATCTCACCTTGGAGCTACTTTGTGTGAGTGGAATGCACCAACTCCTACAAACTGGCAAGAATATGTCCATACTTCTAGTTCAGGTCCTCTAAACACTTATTTCTCTTCTCCATGTGATTGTAGAGGCATGTCTCTTGTGATGAATAACAAGCTTACTTGTTCCAGTTTTTTTCTGAGCAATTCAAAGAGGAACTAAGGATGGGTGTTCAATTCATTTTTGCTGATATATAATGAAACATAATGTTTATCTAGATGTGTTATGATTTATTGGGTTTGGATATTTTTCTCACTCCTTCAAACTTCCTCTATCTCTTCCAATGTGTATCCACTCTCTCATTCctttttatgtataattttttttccgtATGAAACATTTTGGAGAAATCGTTTTCATTCTTGGTTAGATGTTAAGGCTATTGTAGAATTTGACTTATTCAATTGAAGTAAGAGATACATGCAACATATTTTTAAGGTTCAAATTAGAATCAAGATTGAAATGGTCCATGTTATAATTTGTGGTCATTGATAAAACATATTCATAGAATGTCCTGACATTGACATTTTAGGTGTATGCTACACATCAAAACTGGAGGAGTTTGAAACTTTTGTGGAGAAAATAAGGAAATATGGAGTGATCTCCACGTCCCATTCAACTTCTGGAGAAGCACGGTCCTCAACCATACTTGTAATTGATGATCTTCCGATGACAAATGGAAGAAGTGCATATGCAAGGCTTCTCAGGTGCTTGCATCTTCTAGTGCAATTTGCTCGCACCCCAACCATCATATTGATCACTGAGTATGATAAATCAGACTCTTCTGACAACAACCGACAGAATATGGACGAGCTTCAATTGTCACTTCAAAATGCTGGAGCTTGTAAGGTAGCATATTCCATGTTCTCAATGTGAAGTtctgtttgttaaaaaaaataaaaggagtTATCTCAAAAAGAATAAAAGTTCTGTTTGTTTACTTTGTGCTGGTCAGTTTATTTAACTTGTGCTCATTTGAGACTATTCTGATTCACAGGTAGCTTTCAATCCCATTACAGTAAATTCCATCAAGAAGACCCTTAATAAGATATGCAAAGAAGAGCACCGCTTGTTGAGTGCTGAGCAGATTGATTTTCTAGCAAAATCCAGTGGAGGTGATATCAGAAATGCGGTCACATCATTGCAATACTTCTGCTTGAAACCACGTGCAGGAATTGCTAAAACTTTCCCTGATAAGGGATCCAATGCGAATAATTCGCTTGAAGAAGGATTTGTTGTACCACTTGGCAAAGATGAAACTCTCTTTCTTTTCCATGCGTTGGGAAAATTTCTGCACAACAAAAGAGAGACAGGAGCTGTTGCGTGTATGGGTATGTAAATCCTTACTGTCTAAACAAACCTATTTGTGATTGAGAAGAAAATTCATAAcataattaacaataattgaTTATGCTGGTCAATAGGATACTCC from Impatiens glandulifera chromosome 9, dImpGla2.1, whole genome shotgun sequence includes the following:
- the LOC124914696 gene encoding cell cycle checkpoint protein RAD17 isoform X1, coding for MGKRNTVVLLSSDEEEEKYYTVGSKSGSVHATVPRLNTRRRAKKTRISDSSPVCSSAGFNEIKLLCQDFDEGFRESTEYCRSFKKNLWVEKYKPCSLDELAVHKKKVDEVKTWFSERLRNQQGETSHNVLIITGAAGVGKSVCCLYDQWLQATVHVVASHLGATLCEWNAPTPTNWQEYVHTSSSGVCYTSKLEEFETFVEKIRKYGVISTSHSTSGEARSSTILVIDDLPMTNGRSAYARLLRCLHLLVQFARTPTIILITEYDKSDSSDNNRQNMDELQLSLQNAGACKVAFNPITVNSIKKTLNKICKEEHRLLSAEQIDFLAKSSGGDIRNAVTSLQYFCLKPRAGIAKTFPDKGSNANNSLEEGFVVPLGKDETLFLFHALGKFLHNKRETGAVACMESNAFRVKDKLARLPLKMDAPETILCQAHGQARPVADFLHENVLDFLGEEAIDDAWVISSYLSDADILVAQNGGGMLTRQNYKIENIVESAAASVAVRGVLFGNSHPLSSRWHAIRRPKSWQVDQSCSRNKLEIASQRHHMAYNGWRSCNMSVLATEWRPALKWLQSRDSNASYIESDTSEDEKPNNSSRLKENSSSSEDEIEDW
- the LOC124914696 gene encoding cell cycle checkpoint protein RAD17 isoform X2, yielding MGKRNTVVLLSSDEEEEKYYTVGSKSGSVHATVPRLNTRRRAKKTRISDSSPVCSSAGFNEIKLLCQDFDEGFRESTEYCRSFKKNLWVEKYKPCSLDELAVHKKKVDEVKTWFSERLRNQQGETSHNVLIITGAAGVGKSATVHVVASHLGATLCEWNAPTPTNWQEYVHTSSSGVCYTSKLEEFETFVEKIRKYGVISTSHSTSGEARSSTILVIDDLPMTNGRSAYARLLRCLHLLVQFARTPTIILITEYDKSDSSDNNRQNMDELQLSLQNAGACKVAFNPITVNSIKKTLNKICKEEHRLLSAEQIDFLAKSSGGDIRNAVTSLQYFCLKPRAGIAKTFPDKGSNANNSLEEGFVVPLGKDETLFLFHALGKFLHNKRETGAVACMESNAFRVKDKLARLPLKMDAPETILCQAHGQARPVADFLHENVLDFLGEEAIDDAWVISSYLSDADILVAQNGGGMLTRQNYKIENIVESAAASVAVRGVLFGNSHPLSSRWHAIRRPKSWQVDQSCSRNKLEIASQRHHMAYNGWRSCNMSVLATEWRPALKWLQSRDSNASYIESDTSEDEKPNNSSRLKENSSSSEDEIEDW